A genomic region of Colletotrichum destructivum chromosome 1, complete sequence contains the following coding sequences:
- a CDS encoding Putative Zinc finger, RING-type: MAPKKNTRPVASCHGMKTRAASRREMESSSSGSSPSSSPEPVPKRVGRGSKRKMSESEESEDSTDDERPAKKTKVTKKPGPAAIGISEESEDDSEEDSEDIPGDYSESEPEDDSGDEEESESGEDKTLVPVGSASPVRPSRETPEPSLHVRSDGFWPAIRDDYMRALQDKSIKIDIPCIICGDDTIVVGQLHWDNYPSHRNDDKKEVPVILWCGHIIGDECLARWKKIRSEAGEPHNCPVCRQSLECSTCEAPLVGWGLSPDCVVMNKATLHDNPDQTRECNWCRAEIFLGEDVRHGGYHLAEPRNRDTARRLWQWFNIVRNRTEREVRTGKHMNVDPALVPGLIMNEVFAEMKQALAALEVDVRDDLDQRLEEVEGMFNITAPWTHVDYSQWDEEDEEEEVRGEQRNEDEDERHRWGGQEVYPPGLEPTILWI, from the coding sequence ATGGCTCCTAAGAAAAACACCCGCCCGGTCGCCAGCTGCCACGGCATGAAGACAAGAGCCGCCTCCCGTCGGGAAATGGAGAGCTCCTCATCGGGCAgctccccttcttcctctcccgaACCCGTGCCCAAGAGGGTTGGAAGAGGCAGCAAGCGCAAGATGTCGGAATCCGAAGAGTCCGAGGATTCTACAGATGACGAGAGGCCAGCAAAGAAGACCAAGGTGACAAAGAAACCTGGCCCCGCTGCCATTGGCATTAGCGAAGAATCCGAGGATGATAGTGAGGAAGACTCGGAAGATATCCCGGGGGACTACTCGGAGAGCGAACCAGAGGACGactcgggcgacgaggaggagagcgAGTCCGGGGAGGACAAGACCCTCGTACCCGTGGGAAGCGCAAGTCCAGTTCGTCCCTCCAGGGAAACCCCTGAGCCAAGCTTGCACGTCCGATCTGACGGATTCTGGCCTGCGATTCGCGACGACTACATGCGGGCACTGCAGGACAAGAGCATCAAAATCGACATCCCGTGCATCATctgcggcgacgacaccATCGTCGTGGGCCAGCTCCACTGGGATAATTATCCTTCGCATCGAAACGATGACAAAAAGGAGGTGCCCGTGATCCTCTGGTGTGGGCACATCATCGGCGACGAATGCCTCGCGCGATGGAAAAAGATCAGATCGGAGGCCGGGGAGCCACATAACTGCCCCGTGTGCAGACAGTCCCTGGAGTGCTCGACGTGCGAGGCGCCGCTGGTCGGCTGGGGCCTCTCGCCGGACTGCGTGGTGATGAACAAGGCGACGCTCCACGACAACCCGGACCAGACCAGGGAGTGCAACTGGTGCCGGGCGGAGATCTTCCTCGGGGAGGACGTCCGGCACGGCGGATACCACCTCGCGGAGCCCAGGAACCGCGACACGGCCCGCCGGCTGTGGCAGTGGTTTAACATCGTGAGAAACCGCACCGAGAGGGAGGTCCGCACGGGGAAGCACATGAACGTCGACCCGGCGCTCGTGCCCGGACTCATCATGAACGAGGTGTTTGCGGAGATGAAGCAGGCGCTGGCGgctctcgaggtcgacgtgCGCGACGACTTGGACCAGAGGctggaggaagtcgaggggATGTTCAATATCACGGCCCCGTGGACCCATGTTGATTACAGCCAAtgggatgaggaggatgaggaggaggaggtgagGGGGGAGCAAAGGaatgaggacgaggacgaaaggCACAGGTGGGGAGGACAGGAGGTATACCCTCCGGGTCTGGAGCCCACTATTCTATGGATTTGA